The following is a genomic window from Amycolatopsis acidiphila.
CCGCGGCCACACCCGGCAGGCGGAGATGAACCGGCAGGTCGCCGACAACTTGGAGAAGATCATCACCACGCTTGAGGTCGACGATCCCGGCCAGCAAGAGGCGGCCGCCGATGCGTCCTGACAACACTAAGCCGATCATCGCCGCCGCCCGGCGGCGCCACGAGTTGACACGGGCCAAAGCGATCCAAGCACTACGCGAACTCGACCATGCCGGCACGCCGGTCACCTTCCACACTGTCGCCACTGCGGCTGCAGTCTCCCGGTCCTGGCTCTACGCCCAGCCCGACATCCGGGCCGAGATCGAGCGCCTCCGCGAGGCCACGGGACGCACGCCCACGCCGCCGATCCCGGCCAGCCAACGCACGACCGAGTCCTCGGCCCTGGCCAGGCTCGATGCTGCACTCAAACGAAACCGTGAACTCGCAGAGGAAAACCAGCGCCTGCGGCGCCAACTGGCCCACGCCCTCGGCCAGCTTCGTCATACACCCGACGCCAGCGACCCGACTGCTCCCGGCAAACGACGTCGCTCTTCGGTAACGATCGGGCCCTGCTGACAGGGATCCCACTACCAGCGGCGGCCGCGTCGGCGACACCGTTCACGACGTGGCCGCCCAGGTCACAGCCGGGATCAAATCGAAAGCTCAAGATAACCGTTGCTACGCCGTAGTCCTTCGCCGTGACCTCCCAGCCCAGGCATTCGATACCCGACCAGAAGTTCCCCACCCGAAATGAGGGGCGGGTGCGCACCGCGAACCAGCCCAGATCCACCGGGTTCGAGCTGGCGGCCCATGAAGAGGCGTAACAACACCGGTTTCTCGCGTATACCTTCCCGTCTCGCTCACCGCGCCCGGCCCATCCGGCAGTGCTGGACCGACGCGACTTCGTCGAGGCTGCTCCCACCCTCCCCGGCGACCCCCGGTTCAGGCTGCCTCCAGCTGCACCAGGCCGCTACGACGACCCAGCGATGGACGGTCTTCCACCTCCATCCGACACATCAGCGCCTCGTGGCGCACCGGACTTTGTGCCAGAGCCGGAATCCGGTCCGGACGAGCCCGTCCGCCTGGGCAAGGCCCGCGTCCAACACGTCTCGTTCGCCGCCTTGGCCAGGACGACCAGCCGTTTGACCAGGCCCCGTGCCTGGGTCGAGCAATGCTTGGAATCTGTGGATGGCCGGGAGGGGGCGTACCTTCCCGGTGACCGGTTGAAGGTTCCAAGCATGGCCGACGCGCCAACGTCGGCCGGGAAGGTACGACCCGATGCTCACCGTAGTCCCTGACCCTGCCGCTGGCGATGACGGCGCTCCTGTCGGCTCGCGGTCGTTGATTGATGAGATCGTGCGTGAGGGCGCGTGTCGGATGCTGGCCGAGGCTCTGCAGGCCGAGGTGGACGCCTACATCGCGCGGTTCGCCGGCGAGCGTGACGAGCGCGGCCACCGCCTGGTCGTGCGTAACGGCTACCACCAGCCGCGTGAGGTGCTCACCTCGGCGGGCGCGGTCGAGGTGACGGCGCCGCGGGTCAACGACAAGCGCACCGATCCCGAGACTGGTGAGCGGATGCGGTTCTCCTCGGCGATCCTGCCGCCGTGGGCGCGTAAGACCCCGAAGATCACCGAGGTACTGCCGCTGCTCTACCTGCACGGCCTGTCATCCGGGGATTTCGTGCCCGCGCTGGGGCAGTTCCTGGGCTCGGCGAAGGGCTTGTCGTCGGCGGTGATCACGAAGCTGACCGAGCAGTGGAAGGCCGAGCAGCGCGCGTTCGCCCAGCGTGATCTGTCCACTGTGGACTTCGTGTATCTGTGGGCAGACGGGATCCACGTCAACATCCGCCTGGAGGAGGCGAAACTGTGTCTTCTGGTGATGATCGGGGTGCGCGCCGACGGCCGCAAGGAACTCGTCGCCTTGGCCGATGGCTACCGCGAGTCCACCGAGTCTTGGGCGGATCTGCTTCGGGACTGCAAGCGCCGCGGGATGCGTGCCCCGGTACTGGCCGCCGGGGACGGCGCGCTGGGGTTCTGGGGCGCGCTGCGCGAGGTGTTCCCTGAAACCCGCGAGCAGCGCTGCTGGTTCCACAAGATCGCCAATGTGCTGTCCGCTCTCCCGAAGTCGGCGCACCCCGGTGCGAAGAAGGCCCTCGCGGAGATCTGGAACGCCGAGGACAAGCGGCACGCGCTGGACGCGGTGAAGGCCTTCGACGCCGCCTACGGCGCGAAGTTCCCCAAGGCGGTCGCGAAGATCACCGAGGACATTGACGTGCTGCTCGCGTTCTTCGACTTTCCGGCCGAGCACTGGGTGCATCTGCGCACCACCAACCCGATCGAGTCGACCTTCGCCACCGTGCGGCACCGCACCAAGGTCACCAAAGGGCCAGGCTCGCGCGCCGCCGGGCTCGCGATGGCGTTCAAGCTCATTGAGTCAGCACAGGCCCGCTGGCGCGCGGTGAACGCACCCCACCTCGTCGCGCTCGTCCGCGCCGGAGCCCGCTTCGAGAACGGACAACTCGTCGAACGACCCGACGACCACACCCAACCCGCAGCAGCCTAAAAGATCTTCATCCACAGATCTTGACAATTGCTCGCCTGGGTCAACCAGATCCGGTTGCTGTCCAGCACGACCTGCGAGTCGTCGATCAGTGCCTGGTAGCGGTGGTTGAGATCGCCGTGGTCGTCAACGATCCGGATCGCATGGGCCAAGGCCGCAAGCTTTGCCGTGCGGACGCTTTGCAGGTACGGATCATCCATCGTCACGGCCCGCCGAAGACGGTGCCCGCGCTGGACCAGAACACGAAGACGATTACCAGCAGCAGGAGCGCGACGACCCACCACACCGGCAGGTCGGGATCGATCGCGAAGAACCGCCTCGCCGGCTCGCCGCCTCGCAAGCCGCCTTCGACGACGTCCCTGCACAGCGGCCCGGCGAGGTCCGTCCGGAAGAACCGCCTGGCGAACTCTTCGCCGGTCCGCACGCCGCGCAGGAGGACGTCCGGCGGCCCGTGGGAGACGATCTTGCCGTTCCACAGGACGGCGACCTCGTGTGCCACTTCCCGTGCGAAGTCCAGGTCGTTCGCCGTGATCAGTACCGTGGCCCGCGCCTTCTCGTTGACCGACTTGATCGCCCTGACGATGGCACCCGTGTAGCGGGAATCGAGCGCGGTGTCGACGTCGTCGAGGACGATCAGCGGCATGCCGGACACCAACGCCTGCGCGAGGAGCACCCTGCGCCTCGCGTGCGCGGGGATCTCCTCGGGGAAGGAACGCGCGAAGGCCTCCAGGCCGAATTCCCGCATCAACGGCGCGGTGGTCGCGTGCACCTCATCGTCCGTCGCACCGGCACGACGCAGGACACAAGCGACGTTCTCGTAGACGTTCATCGAGGAGAACAGCCAGCTGTCGAACGGGTGTGAGCCGCCGACCACGGCCGCGATCCCGCCACGAGCACTGACGAGCTCGGCCGAGGTCAGCGACCAGACGTCACGTCCGTCCAGCCGGACGCTGCCGCCCGTCGGCGGCAGCAGGCCCACGAGGTGCCGCAGGAGAGTCGTCTTGCCGCACCCCGACTGTCCGAGGATCACCGTGACCTGCCCGTCCGGCACCGACAGCCGAAGCCGGTGCAGCACCGGTTCGTCGCCGAGAACCGTCGTCACGCCGTCGAATTCGATCTTCAAGGCGCTGGGGGCACTCTCCATGCGCTCACCTCCTCCTCACAGTCGGCTACACCGCGAACTTCACGGCGCGGAAGGTCATTCGAGGGTCTCCACCTTCAACCGGCCGTCCGCGTAGTCCCCGCGCAGCACCTTCTTGTCGAACTTCCCGACGCTGGTGCGCGGGATCTCCTCGACGAAGGTCCACCGCTCGGGCAGCCACCACCGAGGCAGCTTGTCCGACAACCAGGATCGGAGTTCCCCCGGCGAGACGATCGCTCCCTCACGAAGGACGACGGCCGCCAGCGGACGTTCCTGCCAACGCTCGTCCGGTGCTGCGATGACCGCCGCTTCGAACACGTCGGGGTGCCCCGCCAGGGCCGACTCGAGCTCGACCGACGAGATCCACTCGCCGCCGGACTTGATGACGTCCTTCATCCGGTCGGTCAGCGTCAGGAAGCCCTCGGCGCTGATGTGCCCGACGTCGCCCGTGCGCAGCCATCCGTCGTGGAAGCGCGCGTCATCGTCGACCTGGTAGTACGAGCCGGTCACCCACGGTCCCCGCACCTCCAGCTCGCCGACGGCCTGCCCGTCCCGCGGCTGAGGCGTGCCGTCGTCGCCGACGATCCGCATCTCGACACCACAGACCGGGCGTCCCTGCGTCGCCCGCATCCGCCACGCATCGGCTGGGCCGGCGGTGACCGCC
Proteins encoded in this region:
- a CDS encoding DUF6262 family protein, with the translated sequence MRPDNTKPIIAAARRRHELTRAKAIQALRELDHAGTPVTFHTVATAAAVSRSWLYAQPDIRAEIERLREATGRTPTPPIPASQRTTESSALARLDAALKRNRELAEENQRLRRQLAHALGQLRHTPDASDPTAPGKRRRSSVTIGPC
- a CDS encoding IS256 family transposase codes for the protein MLTVVPDPAAGDDGAPVGSRSLIDEIVREGACRMLAEALQAEVDAYIARFAGERDERGHRLVVRNGYHQPREVLTSAGAVEVTAPRVNDKRTDPETGERMRFSSAILPPWARKTPKITEVLPLLYLHGLSSGDFVPALGQFLGSAKGLSSAVITKLTEQWKAEQRAFAQRDLSTVDFVYLWADGIHVNIRLEEAKLCLLVMIGVRADGRKELVALADGYRESTESWADLLRDCKRRGMRAPVLAAGDGALGFWGALREVFPETREQRCWFHKIANVLSALPKSAHPGAKKALAEIWNAEDKRHALDAVKAFDAAYGAKFPKAVAKITEDIDVLLAFFDFPAEHWVHLRTTNPIESTFATVRHRTKVTKGPGSRAAGLAMAFKLIESAQARWRAVNAPHLVALVRAGARFENGQLVERPDDHTQPAAA
- a CDS encoding ATP-binding cassette domain-containing protein encodes the protein MESAPSALKIEFDGVTTVLGDEPVLHRLRLSVPDGQVTVILGQSGCGKTTLLRHLVGLLPPTGGSVRLDGRDVWSLTSAELVSARGGIAAVVGGSHPFDSWLFSSMNVYENVACVLRRAGATDDEVHATTAPLMREFGLEAFARSFPEEIPAHARRRVLLAQALVSGMPLIVLDDVDTALDSRYTGAIVRAIKSVNEKARATVLITANDLDFAREVAHEVAVLWNGKIVSHGPPDVLLRGVRTGEEFARRFFRTDLAGPLCRDVVEGGLRGGEPARRFFAIDPDLPVWWVVALLLLVIVFVFWSSAGTVFGGP